A genomic region of Corticium candelabrum chromosome 22, ooCorCand1.1, whole genome shotgun sequence contains the following coding sequences:
- the LOC134197665 gene encoding muscle calcium channel subunit alpha-1-like produces the protein MDVVKLEVAEWVFLGIFTIEALLKIVAEGFMFVRHAYLRSIWNILDFIVIVLGYLDLIGQLTDFSLLDVKALRAFRVVRPLKFLSGFPSLQVVLNSVIRAMFPLFNVFMLVLFVIILYAVIGLEFLSGKLRYACFDNTTGELIDSHSCSPSGDGFTCNKEQNQVCLQKWGGPNHGITGFDNIGVSMLTVFQCITMEGWTQVMYMVQDSAGSKWPWVYFTTLVVVGSFFVVNLVLGVLSG, from the exons ATGGATGTTGTGaaattg GAAGTAGCAGAATGGGTGTTCCTCGGAATATTCACGATCGAAGCTCTCTTGAAAATCGTAGCCGAGGGATTCATGTTCGTACGTCATGCATACCTCAGGAGCATATGGAACATCCTGGATTTTATTGTCATTGTACTTGG GTATCTGGACTTGATTGGCCAGCTTACTGATTTCTCGTTGTTGGATGTTAAAGCGTTGAGAGCTTTTCGAGTTGTTCGGCCTCTAAAGTTTCTTTCTGGTTTTCCCA GCTTGCAGGTTGTGCTGAATTCTGTGATTCGAGCCATGTTTCCGTTGTTCAATGTTTTCATGCTCGTGCTGTTTGTTATTATTCTCTATGCGGTTATTGGGTTGGAGTTTTTATCAGGGAAACTGCGTTATGCGTGTTTCGACAACACGACAG GTGAACTAATTGACTCGCATTCTTGCTCACCATCTGGAGACGGCTTCACTTGTAACAAAGAACAAAACCAAGTTTGTCTCCAGAAATGGGGAGGACCCAATCATGGCATCACTGGCTTTGACAACATTGGAGTCTCAATGCTCACCGTTTTTCAGTGCATTACAATGGAAGGATGGACACAAGTGATGTATATG GTTCAAGACTCAGCTGGATCTAAATGGCCGTGGGTTTACTTTACAACTCTCGTTGTTGTTGGATCATTTTTTGTGGTCAATCTTGTGTTGGGAGTTCTTAGTGGGTAA